In Aerococcaceae bacterium zg-252, the genomic window CAGCTTATTCTTCAACTGAAGCAAAACCAAGTACACCATTATCAAGTGCTATTTCACAATGGGTAGCAGACGGTAAACCAGTTTATTCATTTGATAATCCATACTTCATGCCAGACGGATTTGGTATGTCTAACTTAGGACCTATCTATGGACAATTTGCTCAAGGAAATATTGATAAAGCACAATTTATGGAATTAATTAAAGCAGAAGTAGCAAAAGTTCCTGAATTATTGGCTCAATAAGCGATAAATAATTGTATGTATAGGGTAGGGGTGGTGTAACTACCGTCCCTCCTATTTTTATAGATTACCGATGGGATTTCGGAATGAGAAATCCCATTTATTTTTGAAAAAACATAGTGTGAGTGAGGGCGTTCAGCTTCGAACCACTGGAGGAAAATACTGTCGTGTGTGCAACACACAGAAGGATTTTCTGAAGTGGACGTCGAAGCTGCCTGAACGAACCAGAAAAAACATAGTGTGAGTGAGGCTGTTTTGGCTTGAATCACTGGAGAAAACAGACGGCGTGCGTATAGCGCACAGAGGAGGTTTTTGAAGTGGACGTCAAGCCAAGCTGAACGAACCAGAAAAAACATAGTGTGAGTGAGGCTGTTATGGCTTGAACCACTGGAGAAAACAGACGGCGTGCGCATAGCGCACAGAGGAGGTTTTTTGAAGTGGACGTCAAGCCAAGCCGAACGAACCAGAAAAGAAGAGGTGAAAAAAATGTCACAGCAATCAAGACGTGGAAAGCGTGAACGACGTAATTTTGTGATTTTAGTATCTCCGGCATTATTTATATTCTCTCTTGTTATTATTGTTCCATTTTTCTTGGGATTATACTATTCCTTTACAAATTGGGGCGGTATTATCAAACCGGTTACAAAAATGGTGGGATTCGAGAATTATATTCAAGCATTTAAAGATACACGTTTCCAATATTCTTTATTAGTCACTGCTATTTTTGCGATTATTAACGTACTAGTAGTAAATGCTATTGCATTCGGCTTGGCATTGCTAGTATCAAGCGAATTGAAATTCAAAAATGCTTATCGTGCAGGGTTCTTTGTGCCTAACTTAATCGGTGGATTGGTACTAGGATATATTTGGCAGTTCGTTTTTAACAATGTTTTTCCAAATTTAGGAAAAGTAATTGGTAGCGAATTTTTAGTGAATAATCTATTTTTAGGAAATCCTCGTTTAGCGGTAATGGCATTAGTTATTACGAATACTTGGCAATACGCAGGTTATATTATGATGATTTATTTTGCAGCTTTGCAAAATGTACCAAAATCATTAACAGAAGCAGCATCATTGGATGGGGCAAATTGGTGGTTTAGACTTCGTCATATTACAATTCCAATGATTATGCCTGCATTTACGGTGTCATTATTCTTAACGATTAATAACTCATTTAAAATGTTCGATGTTAACTTCTCTTTAACAGGTGGTGGACCATCTATGTTATGGGCAAACCAAGCGATTAAGAGTACCGAGTTTATTACGATGAATATTTATAAT contains:
- a CDS encoding sugar ABC transporter permease — encoded protein: MSQQSRRGKRERRNFVILVSPALFIFSLVIIVPFFLGLYYSFTNWGGIIKPVTKMVGFENYIQAFKDTRFQYSLLVTAIFAIINVLVVNAIAFGLALLVSSELKFKNAYRAGFFVPNLIGGLVLGYIWQFVFNNVFPNLGKVIGSEFLVNNLFLGNPRLAVMALVITNTWQYAGYIMMIYFAALQNVPKSLTEAASLDGANWWFRLRHITIPMIMPAFTVSLFLTINNSFKMFDVNFSLTGGGPSMLWANQAIKSTEFITMNIYNTASLENQMARGQARAIILFVILVVISITQTTITKRKEVEM